TTTAAcagctaggaaatgaaaacagtcaCCAATGATTTCCACGTTGCCAGAGTCAATGAATACTTTTCTCATCTTAATTTGTCAACAGCATTCAACAATGTTGACTGCCCCTTCTTGAAAGAGTTGTGGCTTCTGTGACACCTTATGTGGCCACTTACCTACCCTGTCAGAGCCTTCCCTGCTAACTACAAATTTGGGAATCCCTCAAAGTTCCCTTCTGGGTCCCCTTTCTTTGTCCTCTACATTAGCACTGTCCAAAGAAATTTCTGCAAGGGTAGAAAAGTTTATATATGTGctatccaatatggtagccactagctagATATGGCTACTGAATTCATGAAATATGGCTAGCACAATGGAGGAACTGAATTTTCGATTTAATGTGTTTTAACTAAGTTATATGGCCACACATAGCTATAGTTATAATATTGGACGCAGCAGCTCTAGGCTATCTTATAAGTGAGCCATTCTTGTCTAAAAAAACTTAATGTgagggaaaactaaaattgcacgGCATGGCCAATAGGTAACAGGAAggtatcaacagtaccacagcactaccaggggccaCTGATTGGGATGGGAAAGGGACAcatgataaggggtagtttttttgcttgtttgtttttgcttttgttttttgcatgggcaggcaccgggaatagaacccaggtctccggcgtagcaggcgagaattctgccactgtgaaccactgttgcactgccctaaggggtagttttgatttgatatttgctGAGGCTGTGTTTGTTCATTCTATATGGGCCAATGAAagctgtctaaaattgagagtgctgctgattgtacaatcaAGAGAGGATGCTGTAAGacgtggtttgtttattttggacattatccatgatgcccaatagacgGAGGGAGCTGAAGGGAACAGTGACTGAAGCAGAATggcgaactgtgatacatttatatgatggaatatggtgtgatTACAGAAAGGAAAGATGCTGAaaggcatgcaatgaactgaataaaccttggggacaatgtattgtgcaaaataagccagaaacagcctgcacatacaaaaaacaaaaaagccaaaaacCAAAGAACAATCATGCTAAGGACTCTTtcataaaatacttataagaaaattggagcctagactgtaaactcttatagcagctacatttagtctgaagttgtaaatgcatttctagattctgagacactgagctatatgtgtatcagctggtatttctctgggactttgagtaactctgtgacacctaagatccagaaatggatgcTGCACCCTAAAAGTTAGCCTAGCTATATATactaacagttaaagtaactgaaaaagagatcaggacTCAATTAGGAATAAAAACAAAGTCAATCTGGCTGGAACTATGGTAAATTGgaatatagggtaaaagatgatgatgtatgtacttgtgctggtttgaatctattatgtacctcagaaaagccatgttttaatcttgacaCAGTCTGGGGGGCAGCTATtccttttagtcctgattcagcactgtagggtggaaactttttgttgaattatctccacagagctgtgacatgcccaattgtgggtatgaccttttggttagatggagatatgactccacccactcaagatgCATggttcatttactggaatcctttaaaaggagaaacatcttGAAGAACCTCAGATCAGACAGAGAGGCTTAgaggacagttgcttcagagctgactgaGACACTGACGTTTGGAGTGCGGACAGAGGGggcccacacagacagagacctttggagatacaggatGAAAacgccccagggaagccttatgaaatcagaaatggagacaaagccagcagacactgccatgtgtcttcccagctgagagaggtgttctggatggcattagtctttgttgagtgaaggcaaattttcttggtgccttaatttggatgttctcatgccttataactgtaaacttgcaacttgaaaaaatccctttataaaagccattccatttttggtatattgcgtCTTACCAGCATTATCAAACTAATACAGAGAGGTCTATTATGGTTGGTACCAATTTTCTGTAACACCCAATCTaaattaacctgtctggatagttcatttaaacaacccaaaatcCTGGAATccaaaatgggaatgaggccttgtaattctgtatagcttaatataataccaggatgcATCTCaaactatggtgggctgataattaaaaagtactgttAGAgtccttgagggtctgaaggaaaaaaaatggaattattaaactttcccatcttggaAATCCATGGTATCCTCTCAAACGCTaggaactcccaagaaaataggccaagctcttgattttgaggcttgcccttatgaaacttatttctgtagtggagaagctaagactccCTATAATGAAGCCTAAGAGTtgattccaggaaaactcttggttactcaaatgtggcctctctctttctgagCCCAGCTCCGctaggaaaatcattatcctcccaccctacatgggacatgacatgtaggggtgaaagtccccctgaCAAAGTGGAgcatgactgccagggatgagtctagtcctggcattgtgggataaaggcctttctgaccaaaagggggaaaagaagtgtaataaaataaggcatcagtggctaagagatcaaatacagtcaagaggccattctggaggctactcttatgcaaacttcacttagatagtgctaattgcagTGGTTTACTAAACCTgaaccaacatcactcctattAACTCTTAATACCACCTAGGGATCAAATGgagactctgtaaaagtttcatgcactaagtttgctttccttgaACCATACTTTCCAGAGGGttcttaggtcagataaatcctagAACCCAGAGATAaccagcctcttcaagattaTCAACTAGTTACAttccctatcctttagtgtcgacaCTCCTTCTCCACATCAAAAAGTCAGAAGGGCATTGCCTCAAGTTCCCTATAAATTAGGAGatggatcaaaggaaaaggaggagttataacagagaaaataggatttaacaaataagcatgactagtgaatcactatattgatatttctcctagcctccagtgttttggagcagctagaaggaaaaaattgaaatagtggaatgataacccacaaaaaaccctgaaatctgttctgtagctacttattgaagtgtactttgaaaattattgctttttcttttttctttgtatgtatgttatatatcacaataaaaaacgttttttaaaaagtaaaaaaaaataataataatactaatgcATGTCAGAAAGTATTCCAGAGAAGAGTAAAAAGTGTGCtcagagggcagtgcaatggtgccttttcagagacccgggtttgattcccagagcctactggtgtgaagaaaaaaaaaaaagaaagaaaagcgtGCTTGGAGCCTGATTACCACATCTGAAAGTGGTATCTGAGGAGTTTTCAGTCTTCAGAAAAGGAAGTCTCCTTTGGGAAAACTTGTCTCCAAATTAAAAGTTTCCCCAAATCATATACCTGAGAAAAACTATTAAAACAGATTTACCCATAAcggcaaagaaatgaaatagcaagaaaaaaataaatcacaaatcaTTTGTCTCTTTCCTGCTTAGCATCCTCCAGCATCTTCCTACTGtactttaaataaaataccaTCTCCTTACTACAAAAAAATATGCTGATGATTCTCTGGTTTTCAATCTGTAGCTCAGCGCTTCATCTGATAACTCGGTTGAGTCACAAGCACTAAGGGGCTATTTAAGTGTCACATACTGTTCTTTTCTCAGCTACCACTATTTCAGAGAATAGTAACATCAGCCactcagtttgttaaagctggaCATTGAGAGTTGTTCTGGATTTTGCCTTCTTTCTTACTAGCACACATCCAAACCCTAAGTAAATCCCACAGATTCTCCTCCAAATTACAATTTGAATCTGCCTACTTCCTTCCATCACCACTGCTACCATTAATCCAAGCCATTTCTTGCATGGACCACTTGCAATAGTCTACCTGCTTCCTGAACCCTCTTCAATCCATTATTGACATAGAATCTCAAAATATGAGTTAGATCATATTACTTTTCTGCTTAAAATTCATATGTGGTTTCCTACTGCTCttagaaaaaatccaaattcctCATCTCAGACTTCAAGACCCTGGACCCTGCTTGCCATTCCAACTTCATTTTGCACCATGTTTTCCCTTGCTCCCTCTGGACTTCCTTTAAATTCCTGAAACCACTACTctgctgcctcagggcctttgcacttgctttaCCTTCTGTCTGCAATCTCTTCTCCTGGCTATTCATCTGGCTGCCCTTTTCTCATCCTTCATTTCCTAACTCTCAATTCCTCAGTGGGCTTTTCCCTAACCATATTATCCAAATGGGTTCACGTCATCTTACTTATTCTCTATCTCAGCATCTTATTCAGTTCCCATTTgtaattatgattttttaatctctttattaGATAAAAAAAAGTCCACTAGATGATAAGCTCCAAGAGGGCAGAGACTTCTGTTTAATTCACCTCTGTATATCTAACACTACTGCAGCACTGATTCATAgtagaagctcaataaatattcaacaaataaatgaatgaactaataaTTTATAGACAAGGCAATATATCTAATTTATGTGGTTTTGAAAAcccaatttttaatttgtactttaaATAGCACCAAGTAGATAACTTAGCTTCTACTAACCCTTTCCGTTTTCATTAAATAAACACAACAATGGCATCCAGGAGAAAGTtcaaaatcaaagaaattaatTACACTGAGAAGTACTTTCTTCCAAGCCTCCATAAGACAATGCTGCTTTCAGCTTTCTGTACTACTTACCCTGAAGAGGCCTCCTATACCATTCAGCCAAACTACAGACAGTGGGACTCAATCTTGAGTGCCATTGGAAGCACCCAGGGAGCTTTAAAATATGCTGATGTGTAGACATCAGTTTAATATTTCTAAGGTGGGATTTCTTagagctctccaggtgattctgatgtgtaACCAAGGTCGATTCCCAGAGAAGATGGTCCTGGGTGCAGGAAGACACTCTGATGATTTGAAACTGaatgaaccccagaaaagatgtccttaaagctaatccattgcTGTGGATGTAAGCTtcttgtggatgggaccttttgattacattatttcaGTTGAAGCATGCcccaggtggatcttaatcctgttactggagtcccttataagaagatgaaactcagagaaaaGACACCAAAGCtgagagaaaatcaaagaaatagaaagacacagAAGTTCAAGGAAGCCGCagaagcaaggagctgaaagcgacaaaaccaggaagagaagagggagacCAGCATTAGCCTCACGTGCCTTGCCATCTCACAGAGGAGTCCACATATCCTTTAGATGacaccttggtttggacattttcacggcctcagaactgtCAGCCCGTGAACTGatcaattcccattgttcaaagcCAGCCCATGtctggtctattgcatttttGCAGcctaacaaactgaaacagagactTAACTTTCATTTCAAATCCTTTTGTCAGTCATGAATTCTATTTGCGATAGTTTTCCCAGGGCAGTGATTCACAGATTAATGGTTAATATTGTTCTATAAGAGCCTTAAATTGTGTAAAGAAGTCCATTAGCATTGGTGACAAATGCCCTGGTGTCACTGTCAGGGGTAGGTTCAATACTTTGATATGCTTCCAAGTAACTATTATACCAGGTATAAATATTGCAGAGAATGCACTGTTcatggagaaggaaaaatggtTAGCAAGTAAATAATGcctgtttctctttctcatctcttAGTAGTGGTTAAGCCTAATCAGAGAAAACTGCTTTGGTCACAGGTGCTAGCCAAGAGGACTTTCCCTCCCCTGCTTCCCACAGATGATGTAGACAGGGGTCTGGTTGCAGCTTTGGGATCACTCCCATTCACTATTAGTTCATCAGACTGAAGTATGTCAGCAGTCTTGGCAGCCCTGCCTTATACTCCCCATCTCTGAAAGCTAATAATAATTCTGTAGGCCAATAGTTATGAATTGATAGTATTACAAACTATTATGTAGTATTAATAATAACATGACAGCTAGGTCCTTGCAAGTTTCCTACTTCCACTCATTTCCCACAAAACTCTTTCTGCCCAATAGATCAGTTTCACAGAATCTAAGCCACTTAAGGTACTTAAGTCTAAGTACCTTCCTCAGGTGGCCCAGGTGGCAGGAATTGATCTGTGCTGCACAGCCACCCTTCCCTGCAAGTCAGTTCTCAGAGGATGGGGTGGCTGGGCACCCCTGCCAATATTGATAGTGAGTCCTCTTTTCATCTACCTCTCCTGGGATCAGTCCCCACAGCCTGGCTCCTGAGTCCTGTCCACTGCCTTGATTCTTCAATACTGAGTTAAACCTTTCCATGCCCCAAGTCACACCAGACCACATTTCCCTGTAGGATCCTGCTTTATATGATCTTGTCACCATTTAACCTTTCTACCTGGGTTCCTCCCTCCCGGTCCCTGGTTCCAGGGTGCTGAGTCTTATTATTCAGTAATACCCAAGACATTTCAATGACTTCTGGCATTTCCTTGTAATTCTctattattcttcattttttttgtttgctgttattTGTTTACTGTTACCATTTTTCTCTACATTGCCttgcatgaaaaagttagaatggctatagcccaatggtgaagttatacaggaagataggatttaacaaatgagtatgaatgctgaatcactaaattgatatctcttttagtctccaggatcttagagcagctagaagtaaaaacctaaaattgtggaattgtaacccatgtcaaactctgacatatgttctataactaactgttgtgctatgctttgaaatttattgttttgtgtatatgttatttttcacaaaaaagaaaaaaaagtcaattatgatgatagaaaagtatttatgccttctagcctcttatattctggagcagctagaaggaaaaatctgagaggatcgtatggtagcccaggacaaattctgggatctgtcctgtaactacttgttaaagagtgctttgaaaactattgctttttcatttctttgctttgtatatgttatatgatacaataaaaaagctataacaacaacaaccaaaaaacataCGAATATCTGTTTTGCTTTGGTTAGGCAAAAATATCCTGCAATCATAggtttgatattttctttctacttttcccaggacatgttaaaataaatccataCCTATGAAAATAACAAATCACTATGGATTGTCTAGAATCATCGGGAACATCAGGGGCCCTGGGACCACACTTTGGGAAATGCTGGTCCAGGGTCTTCACTCTCCTCCATGCTGGCCCCCACTCACCCTGCATAGGGCCCCCAGGTCCCACGTGGGAACATAGATGCAGAATAAAACTGGCTATTTAGCCCTGGTACAAAACTTAAGTGCAAATGAAATTTCACTGACAAAGGACTATACTAAAAGCTAATAGAGTGAGGTGATTAAGAATGCAGATTCCAGTGATGATCTGAATTCAAATCACATTTCTTACTGTGTAAGTGGCTTCACCTCCCTGAGGTAACTCCGACCATAAGGGAACGATGAATTCATATAGGTTCAGGGCTTAGGACAGCATTGGGTCTTGGTAAGTGCTATGTAAGATTTAACTATATTTTAAGCCGTGAGTTTTGGCAATGAGACTCGATGGAGAAAAGCAGTTCATGAGTGTACCAGGTATCCTTTCCTCTGAGAATATCTTGGCTAGGAAATCACAGGAGTGTACTCATGCTTATGTCATCTGCGGTGAGTACTGTATGTGTTTATTACTTCATGGTATTAGGGCTTTATAATCAACTGGGTAATAGACATGACAAGAGCTCAGTGATTTAAAATGGCATCTGACTTTCTACAAATTAGTTGTGCAAATTTTGTAGTCTATGCAAATTTGAGGACTGTCTTCTCCCCCCATTTCCCTCTATTCTCAAAAAATTAGTTCCTATGCAggcttgttatttttattttacaactaTTTTTACTTACAATGTAATGGGAGCTGTGCAagagtatatgtgtgtgcacactcCAAATGTTTTAGAAACGCTTCTGTTATTACAAAGTGCAGCAAATAGGCCTTTTCAAAATAAACtacaaaacacattttaatcTATTATAGCAACTGGTTTACAATCATAATATGAACAATATTTTTCTCTATCTGCTTGAAATAACTTAAACATCAGCTATATTACTTTAAAGTgtctttattatatttaattgaaCAATATTATCAATCACATTTATGAAGATTAAGAAAGGAACAGTAAAACTACATTTGAACAAAACATTTGCATTCTAATTCTGACacttaattagaaaaaaaatgcatcttagagcaataatattccattaaaaaCACATCATTATTGTTAGGATGTCTGTGTTATGAAAACAATCATCAATGTTAAAAGGTATTTAGCTGATTTTGAAAGACAACATTCTTTTAAGAACAATTGAACTTTGCCATTtccagaaattaagaaaaaagctaTAGATATATACTTTGGAGATAAGATGATCAAAGTTACTTCgtgaagttattttatttatttatttgcatggccagtcaccaggaatcagacctgggtctctggcatggcaggcaagaactctgtcactgagccaccattgtaccacccttcCTGAAGCTATTTTAACAGGTTCTAGAtgctaaataaaaatgtatgaacTGATTCAGGGGATGATTATAAAGATTTCTTCTTGAACCTATTCTGGCAGCCTCTCAAGGCCAAATAAAGATTTGTAAAATTCCTCAGTATGGTTTAATGGGAAAAGGGTTGGGATGAGACCCAGGATTCTTGACTTTTCCTGCTAATAAGCTAAGTGAACTTACATAACCCCCACAGTCTcaaatttgctaattttttttcattttggggaaTCATACCCTTCAGACCTACTTCTACATACTGAAGCAAGTTTATAAATACTCTGTAAGATTTTCCCTATAGCATCTAAACATTTCCAACTGACAATGTTCTCAACTACTCAGATTTTTACTACCATAAGTATTTTCTTGGCATACGAGATGAATCTCCCAACTCAACAAGAGAAGAGTTACCATTTCTTATCTACACCAGCATTATGTTATACCGGACCTTCTTTCAAAAGTCCTCATTGTCATAGCCAAGGAACTGACCAGCTCTGTCCGAATAACTGATTGCCGAGCCCAGCCCAGAGGGACACACATCCCAAGATTCTCCTTGGTTTGCCTTGGAGGGAGCTGGCTCTTGAGGAAGGGCCAAAGTAGATCTGACAGCCCAGCAGTCTTCGGGGACTTTCAAAGGAAGTGGCCCTGCTAGAGAGGCTGTCCTGTTGTCTCGAGCTGGAAGGTCCAAGACTTCTGGGTAGATGGACACTGGGGTGTTTTCAAAGTTACAACTCGCAAAATTCTTGACATGGCACACATTATCACCATATTTCAGAGTAGGGGGCTGGTAGGCCTGGTAGGAcactttggtggtggtggtgatgacagtCTGTAGAGCTGGAGTACCTGGTGAAGGAGGCTGGAGGTACCTGCAAGGGTGCTCTGGGTTATAACAAGGGCGAGTGGGCATGGCCTGCCAATGTCCACAGTCAATACTCTGTTCATGGCCAAGTTTTCCAAGAGCTGGTTTCCAGCCATGTGGTTTTGCAGTGAAATCAATGTTCCTCTCATAGCTGCTGTATGAATTGACATTGTATTGTAGGGCATTCAGATGAGTCCAGTCTGTGTCATTAGGGCTATCGGTGGAATCTTTATGAAGACTGGGATATGGGTTCGAATTGGTGTAACCAGGACCTTCCAAGTCATAGCTACAAGGTGGCCTGGGAAAATAGATCCTTGGATTTGGATATTTCTGAAAGGCTGGAGTTGCATCTCCTTGGAAGGTGGCTAGGTTATAGGTAGTTTTATAAGCATCAAAGTTTGAGAAGGAAGGGCAAGGCTGCCCTGGAGTAGGGAAGCCGGTGTCAGTAATCACATCAAGCTGTTCTGGATTGTCCAGAGGAGTTATGTCATTGAAATGTCCATGGCTGTCTTGATTCTCTCCTGGCtgaaaaatgatacaaatataGAAATATGGCATGTAAGTTATGTGGCTACCCTTAACTGTAACAGCAACAGACCAACCAAACTCCCAGTTCTTGGGTTCTGCATCATGAACTCTGCGTGGGTCCATGATTTTGGCACATGGCCCATGGGTTGCAAGCTTGAGCTTGCTCAGGCATGAATGTCACACTAATGAATGTGAAGGGTCCAGGGTGGCTGAGCAGGATGGGTCCGAGGACATGTTCTCCTTCATACCACACCCATAATAACCCATGTTCAGGAGTCATacaaacctgggttcaaattttgGCCCTGACCCTTTCTAactgaacaagttacttaacctctctgagtcttgaATTCCTCATTTTAAAGGCAGAGCTTAATAACAGAAACCTCCTGGTAGGATTTTTGGGACCATCAAATGTGTGAATCTGTTAGACCAGGGCTTGGCACACAGAAGTGTTCAAGCGATGCCAGCAGCTATTAGCCCCACACAAATACTTTGCCTTCTAGACATGCTTTGGTTAGAAAGCCAAACGGGTTCAGGGTGCTCAGAAAAAATCTATCTTTTCCCATGTAAATGTGGAGGGGACTTTCTCAAATATGCACTGCTAACTCACTGGTGGTATGAACAGACAGTCAATTCTCATCACCTTCGGAATTCACGCTCTATAAAGTCACCATGAACACTGAATTAGTGAATAATGAACCACAGCGCCTGGGGAAATACAGGGGTAGGTTCCTACCAGGCTCTGGTCGCAACATTTTCATcagccaattaaaaaataactttgtttTATGTGAGTTTCTGTTTGTTgacaccttatttaatatatattgttgattcagAAGATTGAACTCATGGCCAACAGCACTGTAACTCATGCCTGGATGAAGCTTATCTAATACACGTATCTTCTCCGTAAGGTACACTGCAGCCTTCTTGTGCTTAGGACGGCACTTCAGAACTACACTTGGGGACCATTTTGAACAGCAAAATCACCCATTAGGAGCACAAAAATGTGGAAGAACAGTGGCATAAATATATCATAGAAAGGACACTGGTTTTTACAGCAAGAgaactgaaacaagaaggcagagggtCATTTGCTCTGGGCATCACGTGTGTTGGGTGATCGAAAGTTTTATCACTCTGTGTGTGTCTGCAAATGAGAACACAAGCACAATGAATATTGATTTGGGGGTTACAAATACAATCTTATTGAGTAGGTAAACTTAAGAGTATGGAGTCTACAAATAATAAGGATCAACTGTATTTATTACTTGATTACCATTGGATAATTTTCTTTGATCTGGATGTCAGCACATATCTAGACTGTATTATTGCCTGTAGAgttagggttttttgtttgtctctttgtttttgaaacaAGAGGGATTTAGGAACCCTATCACTGATTCGATGATATTTTGTTAGAGGtatttttcacacaaaatcaAACCTTTGTAATTAGCGTATCACATTCACATTGCACAGGGTTGTCAGGCTACcaggcaatgaaaatgaacacagaCCGCAGTGCAATGCCAGCTCTCCCCTTACCTCTGGTTTTCTAATTCTCCTTTCCTGGGGTTGGTAAGAAGaggctatctttctcttgatggCACTTTTTCTAGCTTCCGTTTCTGATTTACTCTCTGGTCTGGGGTGGTCATGGACTCCCTTAGCCTGcattaacaaagaaataaatcttATACTTGTTTCTCTGAAGGCAGCTAACCAAAAATCTacctcaattatttttttttcaaaaaggcaGCAAATAAAAACCTTTGACTAATAATACAGCATCCATAATAGATGTCTTGAAAGATTCCACACAGTCCTTTCACCCTATCAAATCAACTATAATAACAATTTGGTTTGCTATCACTCACCCTTAGAAAGTACAGTAGGGGAACCAGGTAGGTCCTTGGGGAGCTCCAAAAACTATTTCTGGCCATCAGAGCTTTCTTTGGGTTGGTCCAGAGTTCCCAATGTATATGCAGATGGTTGGTCCCTGCTGGGGACTGAATCATCTGTGACAAGTCACTTCTGAAGTAGCAGAATCAGGGTGGGGTGGAAAGACTTAGAGTCCTAGTTTCCCTCTTCCCAATTAATTTCCCCTTTCCTACACCAGAAGGGTCCAGGGTGAGAACTATCATTAATATTTCCCTCTGGGTTTTGTGGAAAAGGCATAGggtcttcaaagattctatttagatGAGGTAACACTTAATCCAAGTGGACCTTAATCCAAACACCTAAATCCTTTGTAAGGACTTTGCTCATAGAAAAAGAAACTGGACACCCAAGTAGAAGTCAGAAGTCAACAGAAATCAGATAAGCAGACACAAGGAAAGGGATATCTCTGTGTGATGGTGAGGGAGGATTGCCAGAACATTCCAGACTCTAAGAGAAAGCAAactctgccaataccttgattttggatatcTCCCTTCCAAAACcaagagataataaatttctgctgttaagccaactcattgtgtggtatttgtcatagcagtcttGGCAAACAAAGACAGTCCCTATTGATAGGATGAAAACATCCATCCCAAACCGTGGTTTCACCCCACCTACCTGAAAAAATATGGCATTGCCATCCAGTCGCCAAAAGTTGGTGACAGGGTATCCGCTGTGCCCTCGGCAGGGAATCAACTCCAAGGCGGAATGGCAGTTGGGACATGCTTTCTCTGCAAAACCCAGAGGGGGATATATTAATAACAGGCCCTGCTCTAGACTCTTCTGgtggaagaaatgggaaatttagtTGGGAAGGGGGGACCTTATGATGCTAaaaccctaccccaccccactcGGTCGCGGGCGCGCGCTCACTCTGCTGCTTC
This region of Tamandua tetradactyla isolate mTamTet1 chromosome 25, mTamTet1.pri, whole genome shotgun sequence genomic DNA includes:
- the GCM2 gene encoding chorion-specific transcription factor GCMb — its product is MPADDERKADCVCPYGMKLTWDINDPHMPQAPAHFDHFCEWPDGYVRFIYHRDEKKAQRHLSGWAMRNTNNHNGHILKKSCLGVVMCERACTLPDGSRLQLRPAICDKARLKQQKKACPNCHSALELIPCRGHSGYPVTNFWRLDGNAIFFQAKGVHDHPRPESKSETEARKSAIKRKIASSYQPQERRIRKPEPGENQDSHGHFNDITPLDNPEQLDVITDTGFPTPGQPCPSFSNFDAYKTTYNLATFQGDATPAFQKYPNPRIYFPRPPCSYDLEGPGYTNSNPYPSLHKDSTDSPNDTDWTHLNALQYNVNSYSSYERNIDFTAKPHGWKPALGKLGHEQSIDCGHWQAMPTRPCYNPEHPCRYLQPPSPGTPALQTVITTTTKVSYQAYQPPTLKYGDNVCHVKNFASCNFENTPVSIYPEVLDLPARDNRTASLAGPLPLKVPEDCWAVRSTLALPQEPAPSKANQGESWDVCPSGLGSAISYSDRAGQFLGYDNEDF